The following proteins come from a genomic window of Micromonospora echinofusca:
- a CDS encoding bifunctional 3,4-dihydroxy-2-butanone-4-phosphate synthase/GTP cyclohydrolase II, with protein sequence MTIFASIEQAVADIAAGRPVVVVDDADRENEGDLIFAAELATTELLAFMVRHTSGYICAPLTESECDRLDLPPQHHTNQDRRGTAYTVTVDAREGVSTGISAADRAHTIRLLADPGTGPADLARPGHVVPLRAREGGVLRRPGHTEAAVDLTRLAGLRPAGVLCELVNDDGTMMRVPDLEKFCAEHSLTLITIADLVAYRRRTEKQVELVADARMPTRHGVFRALGYRSEHDSAEHVALVAGEIGDGRDVLVRVHSECLTGDVFGSVRCDCGPQLDAALDRVAREGRGVVLYVRGHEGRGIGLLHKLQAYQLQDQGRDTVDANLDLGLPADARDYGTGAQILYDIGVRSMRLLTNNPAKRAGLEGYGLTVTGREGLPVRPHPENVRYLRTKRDRMGHLLDELDEVTEAPMGRPVLGDEIGA encoded by the coding sequence ATGACCATCTTCGCGAGCATCGAGCAGGCGGTGGCCGACATCGCCGCCGGCCGGCCCGTCGTCGTGGTCGACGACGCCGACCGGGAGAACGAGGGCGACCTGATCTTCGCCGCCGAGCTGGCGACGACGGAGCTGCTCGCGTTCATGGTGCGCCACACGTCGGGCTACATCTGCGCGCCGCTGACCGAGAGCGAGTGCGACCGGCTGGACCTGCCGCCGCAGCACCACACCAACCAGGACCGGCGCGGCACCGCCTACACGGTGACCGTCGACGCCCGCGAGGGCGTCAGCACCGGCATCTCCGCCGCCGACCGGGCGCACACCATCCGGCTGCTCGCCGACCCCGGCACCGGCCCGGCCGACCTGGCCCGCCCCGGGCACGTGGTGCCGCTGCGGGCCCGCGAGGGCGGCGTGCTGCGCCGGCCCGGGCACACCGAGGCCGCCGTCGACCTGACCCGGCTGGCCGGGCTGCGCCCCGCCGGCGTGCTCTGCGAGCTGGTCAACGACGACGGCACCATGATGCGGGTGCCGGACCTGGAGAAGTTCTGCGCCGAGCACTCGCTGACCCTGATCACGATCGCCGACCTCGTCGCGTACCGGCGGCGCACCGAGAAGCAGGTCGAGCTGGTCGCCGACGCCCGGATGCCCACCCGCCACGGCGTGTTCCGGGCCCTGGGTTACCGCAGCGAGCACGACTCGGCCGAGCACGTCGCCCTGGTCGCGGGTGAGATCGGCGACGGGCGCGACGTGCTGGTGCGGGTGCACTCCGAGTGCCTCACCGGCGACGTGTTCGGCTCGGTGCGCTGCGACTGCGGCCCGCAGCTCGACGCCGCCCTGGACCGGGTCGCCCGGGAAGGGCGGGGCGTGGTGCTCTACGTACGCGGCCACGAGGGGCGCGGCATCGGCCTGCTGCACAAGCTCCAGGCGTACCAGCTCCAGGACCAGGGCCGCGACACGGTCGACGCCAACCTCGACCTGGGCCTGCCGGCCGACGCCCGCGACTACGGCACCGGCGCGCAGATCCTCTACGACATCGGGGTGCGCTCGATGCGGTTGCTCACCAACAACCCGGCCAAGCGCGCCGGGCTGGAGGGCTACGGGCTGACCGTCACCGGCCGCGAGGGGCTGCCGGTGCGCCCGCACCCGGAGAACGTGCGCTACCTGCGCACCAAGCGGGACCGGATGGGACACCTGCTGGACGAGCTGGACGAGGTGACCGAGGCACCCATGGGCCGCCCCGTCCTCGGCGACGAGATCGGAGCGTAG
- the pnuC gene encoding nicotinamide riboside transporter PnuC: MGPLGWLLDAQVDVAGSPVLVREIVGNGFGLASAVFGLRRLVWAWPVGMIGNALLFTVFLGGVFATPQAHDLYGQAGRQVFFFSVSVYGWWRWSQHRRRGVDGDRSAVAPRWATGRERLGLLLAAVIGTAAAYPVLAALGSWGPLPDAWILTGSLLATYGMARGWVDFWLIWIAVDAVGVPLLLRGGFYPSAAMYLVYGAFCAWGLVAWWRTSRVARPAPAPIPSTYSEAVA; this comes from the coding sequence ATGGGCCCGCTCGGCTGGCTGCTCGACGCGCAGGTCGACGTCGCCGGCTCGCCGGTGCTGGTCCGCGAGATCGTCGGCAACGGCTTCGGGCTGGCTTCGGCGGTGTTCGGCCTGCGCCGGCTGGTCTGGGCCTGGCCCGTCGGCATGATCGGCAACGCGTTGCTGTTCACCGTCTTCCTGGGCGGCGTCTTCGCCACCCCGCAGGCGCACGACCTCTACGGGCAGGCCGGCCGGCAGGTCTTCTTCTTCTCGGTCAGCGTCTACGGCTGGTGGCGTTGGTCGCAGCACCGCCGCCGGGGCGTCGACGGCGACCGGAGCGCGGTGGCGCCCCGCTGGGCCACCGGCCGGGAACGGCTGGGCCTGCTGCTCGCGGCCGTGATCGGCACCGCCGCGGCGTACCCGGTGCTCGCCGCCCTCGGCTCCTGGGGGCCGCTGCCGGACGCCTGGATCCTCACCGGCAGCCTGCTCGCCACGTACGGGATGGCGCGCGGCTGGGTGGACTTCTGGCTCATCTGGATCGCCGTCGACGCGGTCGGCGTGCCGCTGCTGCTGCGCGGCGGCTTCTACCCCTCGGCGGCCATGTACCTCGTCTACGGCGCCTTCTGCGCCTGGGGCCTGGTGGCCTGGTGGCGCACCTCTCGGGTCGCCCGCCCGGCGCCCGCCCCGATCCCGTCGACCTACTCGGAGGCCGTGGCATGA
- a CDS encoding riboflavin synthase: MFTGIVEELGEVVRVTETAGDSALVAVRGPLVTSDARHGDSIAVNGVCLTVVDVENGTFTADVMGETLRRSALGALRAGDPVNLERAAALGSRLGGHLVQGHVDGVGEVVAREPAAQWETVRFRLPAALSRYVVEKGSITVDGVSLTVAGVGEDWFAVGLIPTTLKLTTLGARRVGDPVNLEVDVLAKYVERLLGARLAGPAVPDADPPGGLPVAGLPGGAA, encoded by the coding sequence ATGTTCACCGGCATCGTCGAGGAGTTGGGTGAGGTCGTCCGCGTCACCGAGACGGCGGGGGACTCGGCGCTGGTCGCCGTCCGCGGCCCGCTGGTCACCTCGGACGCCCGGCACGGCGATTCGATCGCGGTCAACGGCGTCTGCCTGACCGTGGTCGACGTCGAGAACGGGACCTTCACCGCGGACGTGATGGGGGAGACCCTGCGCCGCAGCGCGCTGGGCGCGCTGCGCGCCGGCGACCCGGTCAACCTGGAGCGGGCCGCCGCGCTGGGCAGCCGCCTCGGCGGGCACCTCGTGCAGGGGCACGTCGACGGCGTCGGCGAGGTCGTCGCCCGCGAGCCGGCCGCGCAGTGGGAGACCGTCCGGTTCCGGCTGCCTGCCGCCCTGTCCCGGTACGTGGTGGAGAAGGGCTCGATCACGGTCGACGGCGTCTCGCTGACCGTCGCCGGGGTCGGGGAGGACTGGTTCGCGGTCGGGCTGATCCCCACCACGCTGAAGCTGACCACCCTCGGCGCCCGCCGTGTCGGCGACCCGGTCAACCTCGAGGTGGACGTGCTCGCCAAGTACGTCGAGCGACTGCTGGGCGCCCGGCTGGCCGGGCCCGCCGTCCCCGACGCCGACCCGCCCGGCGGGCTGCCGGTCGCCGGGCTGCCGGGCGGAGCGGCCTGA
- the ribD gene encoding bifunctional diaminohydroxyphosphoribosylaminopyrimidine deaminase/5-amino-6-(5-phosphoribosylamino)uracil reductase RibD, with product MAGVSVDEAMRRAVELAARGLGTTSPNPVVGCVLLDADGQVVGEGFHAYAGGPHAEIVALAQAGERARGGTAVVTLEPCDHTGRTGPCSTALVRAGVARVVIAVPDPNPLATGGAATLRAAGVQVDTGVRACEAEAGNIAWLTSMRRGWPYVIWKFAATLDGRSAAADGTSMWITSEAARMDVHALRGTVDAVLAGVGTVLADDPRLTARNLRDGTLAIRQPLRVVVDTEGRTPADARVRDGAARTWIATAAEVGAGPDGRVDLPALLAALHGRGVRAALLEGGPKLAGAFLAAGLVDKIVGYVAPRLLGAGPTALVDAGVTTIAEAIDLEYVDVTQVGPDLRITALPRKREG from the coding sequence ATGGCCGGCGTCTCCGTCGACGAGGCGATGCGTCGCGCGGTGGAACTCGCCGCGCGCGGTCTCGGCACGACCAGCCCCAACCCGGTGGTCGGCTGCGTGCTGCTCGACGCGGACGGGCAGGTGGTCGGCGAGGGGTTCCACGCCTACGCCGGCGGGCCGCACGCCGAGATCGTCGCGCTCGCCCAGGCCGGGGAGCGGGCCCGCGGCGGCACCGCCGTGGTCACCCTGGAACCCTGCGACCACACCGGCCGCACCGGCCCCTGCAGCACCGCGCTCGTGCGGGCCGGCGTGGCCCGCGTCGTCATCGCCGTGCCCGACCCCAACCCGCTGGCCACCGGGGGCGCCGCCACGCTGCGCGCCGCCGGGGTCCAGGTCGACACGGGGGTACGCGCCTGCGAGGCGGAGGCCGGCAACATCGCCTGGCTCACCTCGATGCGCCGCGGCTGGCCGTACGTCATCTGGAAGTTCGCCGCGACGCTGGACGGCAGGTCGGCGGCGGCCGACGGCACCAGCATGTGGATCACCTCCGAGGCCGCCCGGATGGACGTGCACGCGCTGCGCGGCACCGTCGACGCGGTCCTCGCCGGGGTGGGCACGGTCCTCGCCGACGACCCCCGGCTCACCGCCCGCAACCTGCGCGACGGCACGCTCGCCATCCGGCAGCCGCTGCGGGTGGTGGTGGACACCGAGGGGCGTACGCCGGCCGACGCCCGGGTCCGCGACGGCGCGGCCCGCACCTGGATCGCCACCGCCGCGGAGGTCGGCGCCGGCCCCGACGGCCGCGTCGACCTGCCGGCGCTGCTCGCCGCGCTGCACGGGCGCGGGGTCCGCGCCGCGCTGCTGGAGGGCGGTCCGAAGCTGGCCGGCGCCTTCCTGGCCGCAGGCCTCGTCGACAAGATCGTCGGCTACGTGGCGCCCCGGCTGCTCGGCGCCGGCCCGACCGCCCTCGTCGACGCCGGCGTGACCACCATCGCCGAGGCCATCGACCTGGAGTACGTCGACGTCACGCAGGTCGGACCCGACCTGCGGATCACCGCGCTGCCCCGGAAGAGGGAGGGCTGA
- a CDS encoding GGDEF domain-containing response regulator codes for MEPADDRQDVILVVDDDEDIARFVEFNLRLHGFEVIHASDGQEALEVIERQRPDLAVVDLMMPRIDGLELTRRLRADPMTSALPVIMLTAKGMTVDKVHGLSAGADDYLVKPFDTAELVARVSSTLRRNKEFREVSPLTGLPGNSRIRREISDRVRSGVDYAVGYIDIDRFKSVNDRYGFVRGDDFISALARSLHRAVVSVGLPPAFLGHVGGDDFVIVCAPEQVRPLTSRVSTDFEKAADSLYDPVDAARGYVELKDRRGNIRRAALVTLSIGVCLSDSGKRFTNPLEAIAVASEMKTVAKSQPGSYVAVDRRRGVT; via the coding sequence GTGGAACCCGCCGACGACCGCCAGGACGTGATCCTCGTCGTCGACGACGACGAGGACATCGCGCGCTTCGTCGAGTTCAACCTCCGCCTGCACGGCTTCGAGGTGATCCACGCCAGCGACGGGCAGGAGGCGCTCGAGGTCATCGAGCGCCAGCGCCCCGACCTGGCGGTGGTCGACCTGATGATGCCGCGCATCGACGGGTTGGAGCTGACCCGGCGGCTGCGGGCCGACCCGATGACCTCGGCACTGCCGGTGATCATGCTGACCGCCAAGGGCATGACGGTGGACAAGGTGCACGGGCTCAGCGCCGGCGCCGACGACTACCTGGTCAAGCCCTTCGACACCGCCGAGCTGGTCGCCCGGGTCAGCTCCACGCTGCGCCGCAACAAGGAGTTCCGCGAGGTCTCGCCGCTGACCGGGCTGCCCGGAAACAGCCGGATCCGCCGGGAGATCTCCGACCGGGTCCGCAGCGGGGTCGACTACGCCGTCGGCTACATCGACATCGACCGGTTCAAGAGCGTCAACGACCGCTACGGCTTCGTCCGGGGCGACGACTTCATCTCCGCCCTGGCCCGCAGCCTGCACCGGGCGGTGGTCTCGGTGGGGCTGCCGCCGGCCTTCCTCGGGCACGTCGGCGGGGACGACTTCGTCATCGTCTGCGCGCCGGAGCAGGTCCGGCCGCTCACCTCCCGGGTCTCCACCGACTTCGAGAAGGCCGCCGACTCGCTCTACGACCCCGTGGACGCCGCGCGCGGCTACGTGGAGCTGAAGGACCGCCGGGGCAACATCCGGCGGGCCGCCCTGGTCACCCTCTCGATCGGCGTCTGCCTCTCCGACTCCGGCAAGCGCTTCACCAACCCGCTGGAGGCGATCGCCGTCGCCTCCGAGATGAAGACCGTGGCCAAGAGCCAGCCCGGCTCGTACGTGGCGGTGGACCGGCGGCGCGGCGTTACCTGA
- the rpe gene encoding ribulose-phosphate 3-epimerase, with protein sequence MTVPPPIVAPSILAADFARLAEEVRAVENAADWLHVDVMDNHFVPNLTIGLPVVQSLRAATELPFDVHLMIEDPRRWAPGYADAGAYNVTFHAEACDDPVALAKDLRSAGAKAGLAIDRDTPIEPYLELLPSFDTLLIMTIKAGFGGQRFIPQLLDKVRTARRHVDAGHLELRIEVDGGIAADTIAQASEAGADAFVAGTAVYGADDPAEAVRKLRALAERAASGA encoded by the coding sequence GTGACCGTACCGCCGCCGATCGTCGCGCCCAGCATCCTCGCCGCCGATTTCGCCCGTCTCGCCGAAGAGGTCCGCGCCGTCGAGAACGCCGCGGACTGGCTGCACGTGGATGTCATGGACAACCACTTCGTGCCCAACCTGACCATCGGGCTGCCCGTGGTGCAGAGCCTGCGGGCCGCCACCGAGCTGCCCTTCGACGTGCACCTGATGATCGAGGATCCGCGCCGGTGGGCGCCCGGGTACGCCGACGCCGGGGCGTACAACGTGACGTTCCACGCCGAGGCGTGCGACGACCCGGTGGCCCTGGCCAAGGACCTGCGCTCGGCCGGTGCCAAGGCCGGGCTGGCGATCGACCGGGACACCCCGATCGAGCCCTACCTGGAGCTGCTGCCGAGCTTCGACACGCTGCTGATCATGACGATCAAGGCCGGCTTCGGCGGGCAGCGGTTCATCCCGCAACTGCTCGACAAGGTGCGTACGGCCCGCCGGCACGTCGACGCCGGCCACCTCGAACTGCGCATCGAGGTCGACGGCGGCATCGCCGCCGACACCATCGCCCAGGCGTCCGAGGCGGGGGCCGACGCCTTCGTCGCCGGCACCGCGGTCTACGGCGCCGACGACCCGGCCGAGGCCGTGCGGAAGCTGCGGGCGCTCGCGGAACGCGCCGCCTCCGGGGCCTGA
- a CDS encoding septum formation family protein, with the protein MRRWLAALALAGTLTVLLSGCVRPGGSDGDLTDDWPALRAPQLFVPATDACLPRITAVVQARTYEAVDCSRSHLAETVHVGRFAGPTADGDRPEPGSAALRPARAECDQRAREVLGGDWHAARITLTVALPATSAWRGGARWFRCDLSETGSIDNTRPVNRTGSLRGAMIGDSPLLHRCFDPKLIGDNLNYMAPVLCTEPHRAEFVGVYVERDMSWAEFGRSHQRAHTRCMALIAAFAEVPNNSDLPYRAGSIFYPPSRREWQEGDRGVRCFLWSDDRKLTRSMRGAGPQGLPAS; encoded by the coding sequence ATGCGACGGTGGCTCGCGGCGCTGGCGCTGGCCGGCACCCTGACGGTCCTGCTGTCCGGGTGCGTACGACCGGGCGGCTCCGACGGCGACCTCACCGACGACTGGCCGGCGCTGCGGGCGCCGCAGCTGTTCGTGCCGGCCACGGACGCCTGCCTGCCCCGGATCACCGCCGTCGTGCAGGCGCGCACCTACGAGGCGGTGGACTGCTCCCGCAGCCACCTGGCCGAGACCGTGCACGTCGGCAGGTTCGCCGGGCCGACCGCCGACGGCGACCGGCCCGAACCGGGATCCGCCGCCCTGCGTCCCGCCCGCGCCGAGTGCGACCAGCGCGCCCGCGAGGTGCTCGGCGGCGACTGGCACGCCGCCCGCATCACCCTGACGGTCGCGCTGCCCGCCACCTCGGCCTGGCGCGGGGGCGCCCGCTGGTTCCGGTGCGACCTGAGCGAGACCGGCAGCATCGACAACACCCGGCCGGTGAACCGCACGGGCAGCCTGCGGGGCGCGATGATCGGCGACTCCCCGCTGCTGCACCGCTGCTTCGACCCCAAGCTGATCGGCGACAACCTGAACTACATGGCCCCGGTGCTGTGCACCGAGCCGCACCGCGCCGAGTTCGTCGGCGTCTACGTGGAGCGGGACATGAGCTGGGCCGAGTTCGGCCGGTCCCACCAGCGGGCGCACACCCGCTGCATGGCGCTCATCGCCGCCTTCGCCGAGGTGCCCAACAACAGCGACCTGCCGTACCGGGCCGGTTCGATCTTCTATCCGCCCTCGCGGCGGGAGTGGCAGGAGGGCGACCGCGGGGTGCGGTGCTTCCTGTGGAGCGACGACCGGAAGCTGACCCGCTCCATGCGGGGCGCGGGTCCGCAAGGGTTGCCCGCGAGCTGA
- a CDS encoding septum formation family protein yields the protein MRRWWTAATVGAVAALALTACATPAGTDRDLTDDWPAPAAPQAFVPAAGVCHSGVQDVGYLSAYRPVDCALPHRTETVHVGTLTGAGAERATPPPAGSAGVRAARAECDTKVRAVLGGDWRSGRLGLTVVLPSPQAWGGGARWFRCDLSEQTSLDEAGAKDRTGSLKGALTGAAPLAHRCFNPKTRGDEVREMVPVACTSRHRAEFVGVWQAPDTSYDAFSRDTRKVHRACRTLIAKYARVPDNGDLQYRAGSIYYHPFEREWRNGNRGVQCFLWVSDRHLTRSVKGAGTKGLPVT from the coding sequence ATGCGACGGTGGTGGACGGCGGCCACGGTCGGCGCGGTGGCGGCCCTGGCGCTCACGGCCTGCGCCACCCCGGCCGGCACCGACCGTGACCTGACCGACGACTGGCCGGCGCCGGCCGCGCCGCAGGCGTTCGTCCCCGCCGCCGGGGTCTGCCACTCCGGTGTGCAGGACGTCGGCTACCTCTCCGCCTACCGCCCCGTCGACTGCGCGCTGCCGCACCGCACGGAGACCGTGCACGTCGGCACGCTGACCGGCGCGGGAGCCGAGCGCGCCACGCCCCCGCCGGCCGGCTCGGCCGGCGTGCGGGCCGCCCGCGCCGAGTGCGACACGAAGGTCAGGGCGGTGCTCGGCGGCGACTGGCGCTCCGGGCGGCTCGGGCTCACCGTGGTGCTGCCGTCGCCGCAGGCGTGGGGTGGCGGCGCCCGCTGGTTCCGCTGCGACCTGAGCGAACAGACCAGCCTCGACGAGGCCGGCGCGAAGGACCGGACGGGCAGCCTGAAGGGCGCGCTGACCGGCGCCGCCCCCCTCGCCCACCGCTGCTTCAACCCGAAGACGCGCGGCGACGAGGTCCGCGAGATGGTGCCGGTGGCCTGCACCAGCAGGCACCGTGCCGAGTTCGTCGGCGTCTGGCAGGCCCCCGACACCAGCTACGACGCCTTCAGCCGCGACACCCGCAAGGTGCACCGGGCGTGCCGGACGCTGATCGCGAAGTACGCCAGGGTGCCGGACAACGGCGACCTCCAGTACCGGGCCGGCTCGATCTACTACCACCCCTTCGAACGGGAGTGGCGCAACGGCAACCGGGGCGTGCAGTGCTTCCTGTGGGTCAGCGACCGCCACCTCACCAGGTCGGTCAAGGGCGCCGGCACGAAGGGCCTGCCGGTCACCTGA
- a CDS encoding M28 family peptidase, with protein sequence MKRRILTAGLALAVLTGGVATAVAPASAAPAAGVLAPAAQALAAPDIAVANVQAHLAQFQTIATQNGGNRRAGSAGYTASVAYVKTRLQAAGYTVTEQVCTDCTYRSNNLIAEWPGGPADQVVMFGSHLDGVSAGPGINDNATGSSALLENALVLAQQNPTMTKRVRFAWWTDEEQGLNGSDFYVRSLSATQRGYIKGYYNFDMIGSVNGGYFINRITSATAAPLKAYWDSLNIQPEENVEGQGRSDDYPFAQAGIQTSGYAAGASARKTSAQAAKWGGTSGSAYDPCYHRSCDTTSNVSATVLNRSADGIAYAIWQTAVGSATNDFSVAVSPASGSVQRGASTTATVSTATTAGTAQTVGLSATGLPAGVTASFSPSSVTSGGSATMTLSASASAAVGTYSVTVRGAGSGGVSRSASYTLTVGGGGGCAGGQLIGNGGFESGSSPWTASSGVITNDADQPARTGSYKAWLVGYGSTRTDTLSQSVTIPAGCASYTLSFWLHVDTAETTTSTAYDRLVVQVGTATLATYSNLNAAAGYTQRSFNVAGYAGQTVTLKFTGTEDASLQTSFVIDDVTLQAS encoded by the coding sequence ATGAAGCGAAGAATCCTGACCGCTGGGCTAGCGCTCGCCGTCCTCACCGGCGGCGTGGCGACGGCTGTCGCGCCGGCGTCGGCGGCCCCGGCCGCCGGCGTGCTCGCGCCCGCCGCGCAGGCCCTGGCCGCGCCGGACATCGCGGTGGCCAACGTTCAGGCCCACCTTGCGCAGTTCCAGACCATCGCCACCCAGAACGGCGGCAACCGGCGTGCCGGCAGCGCCGGCTACACGGCCTCCGTGGCGTACGTCAAGACGAGGCTCCAGGCCGCCGGCTACACGGTGACGGAGCAGGTCTGCACCGACTGCACCTACCGGTCGAACAACCTGATCGCCGAGTGGCCGGGCGGGCCCGCCGACCAGGTCGTCATGTTCGGCTCGCACCTCGACGGCGTCTCCGCCGGCCCGGGCATCAACGACAACGCCACCGGCTCGTCGGCGCTGCTGGAGAACGCGCTGGTGCTGGCCCAGCAGAACCCGACGATGACCAAGCGGGTCCGGTTCGCCTGGTGGACCGACGAGGAGCAGGGCCTCAACGGTTCGGACTTCTACGTCCGCTCGCTGAGCGCCACCCAGCGGGGCTACATCAAGGGCTACTACAACTTCGACATGATCGGCTCCGTCAACGGCGGTTACTTCATCAACCGGATCACCTCCGCCACGGCCGCTCCGCTGAAGGCGTACTGGGACTCGCTGAACATCCAGCCGGAGGAGAACGTCGAGGGCCAGGGCCGTTCCGACGACTACCCGTTCGCGCAGGCCGGCATCCAGACCTCCGGGTACGCCGCGGGCGCCAGCGCCCGCAAGACCTCGGCGCAGGCCGCCAAGTGGGGTGGCACCTCCGGCTCGGCGTACGACCCGTGCTACCACCGCTCCTGCGACACCACCTCGAACGTCAGCGCCACGGTGCTCAACCGCAGCGCCGACGGGATCGCGTACGCCATCTGGCAGACCGCCGTGGGCTCGGCGACCAACGACTTCTCCGTCGCGGTGAGCCCGGCGTCGGGCTCGGTGCAGCGCGGCGCGTCGACCACGGCGACGGTCTCCACGGCCACCACCGCCGGCACGGCCCAGACGGTCGGCCTGTCGGCGACCGGCCTTCCGGCGGGCGTCACCGCGTCGTTCAGCCCGTCCTCGGTCACCTCCGGCGGCTCCGCCACCATGACGCTGAGCGCGTCGGCCTCGGCCGCGGTGGGCACCTACTCCGTCACGGTCAGGGGCGCAGGCTCCGGCGGCGTCTCGCGTTCGGCCAGCTACACCCTGACCGTCGGTGGCGGCGGCGGGTGCGCCGGTGGGCAGCTCATCGGCAACGGCGGGTTCGAGAGCGGGTCGTCGCCGTGGACGGCGTCGTCGGGCGTCATCACCAACGACGCCGACCAGCCGGCGCGGACCGGCTCGTACAAGGCGTGGCTGGTGGGGTACGGCTCGACGCGCACCGACACGTTGTCGCAGTCGGTGACGATCCCGGCGGGCTGCGCGAGCTACACGCTGTCCTTCTGGCTGCACGTCGACACGGCGGAGACGACCACGAGCACCGCGTACGACCGGTTGGTGGTGCAGGTGGGCACGGCCACCCTGGCGACGTACTCGAACCTGAACGCGGCGGCGGGTTACACCCAGCGGTCGTTCAACGTGGCGGGGTACGCGGGGCAGACGGTGACGCTGAAGTTCACCGGCACCGAGGACGCCTCGTTGCAGACCAGCTTCGTCATCGACGACGTGACGCTCCAGGCGAGCTGA
- a CDS encoding RsmB/NOP family class I SAM-dependent RNA methyltransferase yields the protein MTGPSERPSGDRFAAERRDERFDGGRRDERSGGRDQRPSGGQRGERPARGGPWGARSGGDRRDGGRRPMARPTVDLPRQVAYEAVAAVHRDDAYANLVLPSLLRDAGLVGRDAAFATELTYGTLRRLGTLDAILGDAAGRDVQRIDPPVRDALRLGAYQLLHTRVPAHAAVSSTVDLVKSVGAGATGFANAVLREVAGRDADAWVAKLAPSAESDPIGHLALTYSHPQWIVRAFAEALGGDLGETTRLLIEDNERPPVHLCARPGLADPAELADEVGGAPGAFSPYAVYLSGGAPGDVPALAQGRAHVQDEGSQLVANALAVAPLDGPDGRWLDLCAGPGGKSGLLGALAAQRDARLTAVEVSEHRARLVEQATRGLPVTVLHTDGRTVGADPKLPEGHFDRVLVDAPCTGLGSLRRRPESRWRRQPSDLPPLTRLQRELLAAALRAARPGGLVAYVTCSPHTVETHVTVTEAARRSGVPVDFVDARPLLPAGMPGLGDGPTVQLWPHRHGTDAMFLAMLRRT from the coding sequence GTGACCGGCCCATCGGAACGGCCCTCGGGTGACCGCTTCGCCGCCGAGCGACGCGACGAGCGCTTCGACGGTGGACGACGCGACGAGCGGTCCGGCGGGCGCGACCAGCGTCCCTCGGGCGGCCAGCGTGGCGAGCGGCCGGCGCGGGGCGGCCCGTGGGGCGCCCGGTCCGGCGGTGACCGCCGTGACGGCGGCCGGCGCCCCATGGCCCGGCCGACGGTGGACCTGCCGCGCCAGGTGGCCTACGAGGCGGTCGCGGCGGTGCACCGCGACGACGCGTACGCCAACCTGGTGCTCCCGTCGCTGCTGCGCGACGCGGGACTGGTCGGCCGCGACGCCGCCTTCGCCACCGAGCTGACCTACGGCACGCTGCGCCGCCTCGGCACCCTCGACGCCATCCTCGGCGACGCCGCCGGGCGCGACGTGCAGCGCATCGACCCGCCGGTACGCGACGCGCTGCGGCTGGGTGCCTACCAGCTCCTGCACACGCGGGTGCCGGCGCACGCCGCGGTCTCCTCGACCGTCGACCTGGTCAAGTCGGTGGGTGCCGGCGCGACGGGCTTCGCCAACGCGGTGCTGCGCGAGGTCGCCGGCCGGGACGCCGACGCCTGGGTGGCCAAGCTGGCCCCGTCGGCCGAGAGCGATCCGATCGGGCACCTCGCCCTGACGTACAGCCATCCGCAGTGGATCGTGCGGGCCTTCGCCGAGGCGCTCGGTGGCGACCTCGGCGAGACGACCCGGCTGCTGATCGAGGACAACGAGCGTCCGCCCGTGCACCTGTGCGCGCGGCCCGGGCTGGCCGACCCGGCGGAGCTGGCCGACGAGGTCGGCGGCGCACCGGGGGCCTTCTCGCCGTACGCCGTCTATCTCTCCGGCGGGGCGCCCGGCGACGTGCCGGCGCTCGCGCAGGGCCGTGCCCACGTGCAGGACGAGGGCTCCCAACTGGTGGCCAACGCCCTCGCGGTGGCTCCGCTCGACGGCCCGGACGGGCGCTGGCTGGACCTGTGCGCCGGCCCGGGCGGCAAGTCCGGCCTGCTCGGCGCCCTCGCCGCCCAGCGCGACGCGCGACTGACCGCGGTCGAGGTCTCCGAGCACCGGGCCCGGCTGGTCGAGCAGGCCACCCGGGGCCTGCCGGTGACCGTGCTGCACACCGACGGCCGCACCGTCGGCGCGGACCCGAAGCTGCCGGAGGGACACTTCGACCGGGTGCTCGTCGACGCGCCCTGCACGGGGCTGGGGTCGCTGCGCCGCCGGCCGGAGTCCCGGTGGCGGCGCCAGCCCTCGGACCTGCCGCCGCTGACCCGGTTGCAGCGCGAGCTGCTGGCCGCGGCGCTGCGCGCGGCCCGTCCGGGCGGGCTGGTCGCCTACGTGACGTGCTCCCCGCACACGGTGGAGACGCACGTGACGGTGACCGAGGCGGCCCGCCGCTCCGGGGTGCCCGTCGACTTCGTCGACGCCCGGCCGCTGCTGCCGGCGGGGATGCCCGGTCTCGGCGACGGGCCGACGGTGCAGTTGTGGCCGCACCGGCACGGCACCGACGCGATGTTCCTGGCGATGCTGCGTCGCACCTGA